Proteins encoded by one window of Chloroflexota bacterium:
- a CDS encoding Mrp/NBP35 family ATP-binding protein: MAVNGTPQTDDLVNALRVVQDPDLHKDIVTLNMVREMTFEKGTAAFQLVLTTPACPMKEHLENECRKALLGVPGVQAVEIDTRSEVAKRLAPESAEFLTDVKNVLFVASGKGGVGKSTTAVNLAIALAQTGAEVGLLDADVYGPNIPMMMGSQAQLRGAGSKVIPAEAYGITLMSAGFVIKPEQAMIWRGPIVHRLLTQFLGDVHWGERDYLVVDLPPGTGDAPLSLAQSIPGAGAVIVCTPQDVALADARKAIGMFQQLRVPILGIVENMSYFLCPHCDERTEIFSHGGARQAAEAMGVPFLGEVPLNVAIREGGDEGKPIAATQPDSPLAAIYRDVAGAVAQQISIAGQEGVVIN, translated from the coding sequence ATGGCTGTGAATGGGACTCCGCAAACCGACGACCTGGTAAACGCACTGCGCGTGGTGCAGGACCCCGATCTGCATAAAGACATCGTTACACTGAACATGGTGCGGGAAATGACCTTCGAGAAGGGCACGGCGGCCTTTCAGTTGGTACTGACTACCCCCGCCTGCCCCATGAAGGAGCACCTGGAAAACGAGTGCCGGAAGGCGCTTTTGGGCGTGCCCGGCGTACAGGCCGTGGAGATCGATACGCGGTCGGAAGTGGCCAAGCGCCTGGCCCCTGAGTCGGCGGAATTCTTGACGGATGTAAAGAATGTGCTCTTCGTTGCCAGCGGCAAGGGCGGCGTGGGCAAGTCCACCACCGCCGTGAATCTGGCAATTGCGCTGGCGCAGACCGGCGCGGAGGTTGGTCTGCTGGATGCCGACGTCTACGGCCCGAATATTCCCATGATGATGGGATCGCAGGCGCAACTGCGCGGCGCGGGCAGCAAGGTGATCCCCGCTGAGGCTTACGGCATTACGCTCATGTCGGCCGGTTTCGTCATCAAGCCGGAGCAGGCCATGATCTGGCGCGGGCCTATCGTCCATCGCCTACTCACGCAATTTCTTGGCGACGTCCACTGGGGCGAGCGCGACTACCTGGTGGTCGACCTGCCGCCCGGCACCGGCGACGCCCCCCTCAGCCTGGCGCAGTCCATTCCCGGCGCGGGCGCGGTGATCGTCTGCACGCCGCAGGACGTAGCTCTGGCCGACGCCCGCAAAGCCATCGGCATGTTCCAACAACTGCGCGTGCCCATCCTGGGCATCGTGGAGAACATGAGCTACTTCCTCTGCCCCCACTGCGACGAACGTACGGAAATCTTCAGCCACGGCGGCGCGCGCCAGGCGGCGGAAGCCATGGGCGTGCCCTTCCTCGGCGAGGTGCCCCTGAACGTGGCCATCCGCGAGGGCGGCGATGAAGGCAAACCCATCGCAGCCACGCAACCGGACTCACCCCTGGCCGCCATCTACCGCGACGTAGCAGGAGCAGTAGCCCAACAAATCAGCATCGCCGGCCAAGAGGGTGTAGTAATCAACTAG
- a CDS encoding pitrilysin family protein, with translation MFDKTALANGMRVVSATLPHTRSVSVIVLVRAGSRYERDPEAGIAHVFEHMLFKGSKGWPTAQIVSESIEGVGGSMNASTDKEIVDYWCRVAQPHYTLAMDLLADIFLNPLLEHEELKREQGVILEELRMYHDDPRSWVSILSDQICWPGHPLGRDIGGSAETVQAITPEMIHDYRGRMYSPENTVLAVAGNITHEQVVADAERLYSAWTNGAPGDYLPWTETDAGPNAIGEARESVEQMTMLLSFPSLSMFDEDRYALGLLNTILGEGMSSRLFLEVREKRGLAYSVGSYPRHQLDTGIFTIYGGVDPDHAADALRCIMDQVHGLLEPVPETELRKAKEFTKGHLLLGLESTQSVAGWGGVRELLHGELITPDEAVARIEAVTVDDIQRVAKRLFPSNAAKLAVMGPRDLSQELLPIVTQ, from the coding sequence ATGTTCGATAAGACTGCCTTGGCAAACGGTATGCGCGTAGTCTCCGCCACACTTCCGCACACGCGCTCGGTCTCGGTGATCGTGCTTGTGCGTGCCGGGTCTCGCTATGAGCGCGACCCTGAAGCCGGCATCGCCCATGTGTTTGAGCACATGCTCTTCAAAGGCAGCAAAGGTTGGCCGACGGCGCAGATAGTCAGTGAGTCCATCGAGGGTGTTGGCGGATCGATGAACGCCAGCACGGATAAGGAAATCGTCGACTACTGGTGCCGCGTGGCCCAGCCGCACTACACATTGGCGATGGACTTGCTCGCCGACATCTTCCTGAACCCGCTGCTCGAGCATGAAGAACTGAAGCGCGAGCAAGGCGTCATCTTGGAAGAACTGCGCATGTATCATGACGATCCCCGCAGTTGGGTCAGCATCCTGAGCGATCAGATCTGCTGGCCGGGGCACCCCCTGGGCAGAGATATTGGCGGCAGCGCCGAAACCGTGCAAGCCATTACGCCGGAGATGATCCACGATTACCGCGGCCGCATGTATAGTCCGGAGAATACCGTGCTGGCAGTAGCGGGCAACATCACCCACGAGCAGGTGGTGGCCGATGCCGAACGCCTCTACAGCGCTTGGACGAACGGCGCGCCGGGGGACTACCTGCCCTGGACTGAAACCGATGCAGGACCCAATGCCATCGGCGAAGCGCGAGAATCCGTCGAGCAGATGACCATGCTGCTTTCCTTCCCGAGCCTCTCGATGTTCGATGAAGACCGGTATGCGCTGGGCCTGCTCAATACCATACTGGGTGAGGGCATGAGCTCACGCCTATTCCTGGAGGTCAGAGAAAAGCGCGGTCTGGCCTATAGCGTCGGCTCCTACCCGCGCCACCAACTCGACACCGGCATCTTTACCATCTATGGCGGCGTTGATCCCGATCATGCAGCGGATGCCCTGCGCTGCATCATGGACCAAGTACACGGTCTGCTTGAGCCCGTGCCGGAGACGGAGCTGCGGAAAGCGAAGGAGTTTACAAAAGGACACCTCCTGCTCGGCTTGGAAAGCACGCAAAGTGTGGCCGGTTGGGGCGGCGTGCGCGAGCTTCTCCACGGGGAACTCATCACGCCTGATGAAGCCGTTGCCCGCATCGAGGCGGTGACCGTGGACGATATCCAGCGCGTGGCTAAGCGACTCTTCCCTTCCAACGCCGCAAAACTCGCCGTAATGGGACCCCGTGACCTCAGCCAAGAACTCTTGCCAATCGTGACGCAATGA
- a CDS encoding AAA family ATPase, with product MLYRIVGAQVRTLQRITPTPEQLRILTDAQPGFRLIRGAAGSGKTTAALLRLRQLCNSRRNRRARLGSIDPVRVLVLTFNRTLRGYISELAAEQVDILDDIVLDVETFGYWARSLLEEPNILKDDGRQWICSLLREAGVPFENQEYFYDEVKYVQGRFPLGHRDRYLNATRSGRGRAPAVPRELRHKILDQVIAPYEIMKAEKGTVDWNDVALKAARVPCQGYDIVVVDETQDLSANQIRTILAHLNEDHVTTFIIDTAQRIYAQGFQWGELGIDMRRQGMAFRLARNHRNTAEIARLASSLVSDLPPDADGVVPDEESCQMSDIRPRVVVGKYSAQIDYMLDQVQPFLHTSETIAILQPWGGGWFDCLRNTLGKRNIRYCELTRNPEWPTGPELVALSMIHSAKGLEFDHVLLPGLSNEVTPHGNEDGDGTLESLRRLVAMGVGRARKTVMLGYKPGERSSVFDYIDSETYDLVKV from the coding sequence ATGCTATACCGTATAGTCGGGGCGCAAGTGCGTACATTACAGAGAATAACTCCTACCCCCGAACAACTCAGAATATTGACTGATGCTCAACCGGGCTTCCGACTGATTCGAGGTGCTGCAGGTAGCGGCAAAACTACCGCAGCGTTGCTTCGCCTCCGACAGCTATGCAATTCGCGTCGGAATCGACGTGCGCGCTTAGGTTCTATAGATCCTGTGCGAGTTCTGGTACTAACATTCAATCGAACATTGAGAGGGTACATTAGTGAGCTCGCAGCAGAGCAGGTCGACATTTTGGATGACATCGTCCTCGATGTTGAGACTTTTGGGTATTGGGCGAGGAGTCTTCTTGAGGAACCAAACATCCTAAAGGACGACGGACGTCAGTGGATATGTTCCTTACTGAGAGAGGCAGGTGTTCCTTTTGAAAATCAGGAATACTTCTACGATGAGGTCAAGTACGTCCAGGGCAGGTTCCCGCTTGGACACCGAGACAGGTATCTAAATGCAACGAGGTCTGGACGTGGAAGAGCGCCAGCGGTCCCTCGAGAACTTCGTCACAAGATTTTGGACCAAGTTATTGCTCCGTATGAAATAATGAAAGCAGAGAAAGGCACGGTCGATTGGAATGACGTTGCGCTAAAGGCCGCGAGAGTGCCTTGTCAAGGTTATGACATTGTGGTTGTCGATGAAACGCAGGATCTTTCCGCAAACCAGATCCGCACCATCTTGGCGCACTTGAATGAAGATCACGTGACCACATTCATAATTGATACTGCGCAACGAATCTATGCCCAAGGCTTCCAGTGGGGAGAACTAGGCATTGATATGAGGAGGCAAGGGATGGCCTTTAGGCTTGCTCGCAATCATCGTAACACGGCGGAGATCGCACGGCTTGCTTCTTCACTTGTTTCAGACTTACCACCAGACGCTGACGGTGTTGTTCCAGACGAGGAGTCCTGCCAGATGTCTGACATACGCCCCCGAGTAGTGGTGGGCAAGTATAGCGCGCAGATTGACTACATGCTTGATCAGGTGCAACCTTTTCTCCACACTAGCGAAACCATCGCAATTCTCCAGCCTTGGGGCGGGGGCTGGTTCGACTGCCTAAGAAATACATTGGGAAAGCGGAATATTCGATATTGCGAGCTAACTCGAAACCCAGAGTGGCCGACGGGGCCGGAACTGGTTGCGTTGTCTATGATCCATTCGGCGAAAGGCCTTGAATTCGATCATGTTCTATTGCCTGGACTGAGCAACGAGGTTACACCACACGGCAATGAGGATGGGGACGGCACACTCGAGTCACTACGTAGATTGGTAGCAATGGGAGTGGGGCGTGCGAGAAAGACTGTCATGTTGGGCTATAAGCCGGGTGAGCGCTCTTCAGTGTTCGACTACATTGATTCTGAGACTTACGATCTCGTAAAGGTCTAG
- a CDS encoding class I SAM-dependent methyltransferase, translating into MTPSLDESIAGYLAREIDPAFAARAAMILRHLQPAGSGHILDVGCGRGFYVKALNTLYPQAGVIGIDFNADYVAAAKVQTQNTAVDLGRADACALPFGAGAIDAVVCSEVLEHIVEDGAALAELHRVLGDSGLLLISVPHAKYPFLWDPLNWILERAFGTHVPAHIWWLAGIWADHVRLYSAEEITRSVRAAGFVIEELWFTTPRCLPFAHFLLYGIGKNIIERGFCTSCNRFGQEEKNSRWISWVRRLVNAFDDPQPIRTESSPSVGIVIKARKGRKEAVSACK; encoded by the coding sequence ATGACACCTTCTCTTGACGAGTCCATTGCCGGATACTTGGCACGTGAAATCGACCCTGCGTTTGCCGCAAGAGCCGCGATGATCCTGCGCCATCTTCAACCCGCCGGCAGTGGCCACATTCTCGACGTCGGCTGCGGTCGTGGATTCTATGTGAAAGCTCTCAACACGCTCTATCCCCAGGCCGGTGTAATCGGCATAGATTTCAACGCAGACTACGTCGCCGCGGCCAAGGTGCAGACACAGAATACAGCCGTAGATCTCGGCCGTGCGGACGCTTGCGCACTGCCATTCGGAGCGGGTGCGATTGATGCGGTTGTGTGCTCCGAAGTGCTGGAACATATCGTCGAAGACGGGGCTGCGCTTGCGGAATTACATCGTGTGCTCGGCGATAGCGGACTGCTACTCATCTCGGTACCTCACGCGAAGTATCCATTCCTGTGGGACCCATTGAATTGGATTCTCGAACGCGCTTTTGGCACGCACGTGCCTGCGCATATTTGGTGGCTTGCCGGCATTTGGGCGGATCACGTGCGGCTCTATTCGGCGGAAGAGATTACTCGCAGCGTTCGTGCGGCCGGGTTTGTGATCGAGGAGTTGTGGTTTACAACGCCGCGATGCCTGCCGTTTGCCCACTTCTTGCTATACGGTATCGGCAAGAACATCATTGAAAGAGGATTCTGCACATCGTGCAATCGGTTCGGTCAAGAAGAGAAGAACTCTCGCTGGATTTCCTGGGTGCGGCGTCTGGTAAACGCGTTTGACGATCCACAGCCGATTCGCACTGAGAGTTCTCCCTCCGTGGGCATCGTTATCAAAGCGCGTAAAGGGAGAAAAGAGGCGGTGAGCGCCTGCAAATGA